A genomic segment from Zerene cesonia ecotype Mississippi chromosome 5, Zerene_cesonia_1.1, whole genome shotgun sequence encodes:
- the LOC119839876 gene encoding uncharacterized protein LOC119839876 has protein sequence MLEINPEKLIKAIKARPALYNKSDGMYYSHRKHKERLWREICVEVHPSWESLKPVEKVECVRDMQKRWKSLRTCFTRELAIQRKERFKEENSIPVKKRKKYSYFDSMSFLLGDNPEQFELRESEDSSDPLDARYEGDIEYSFNDGHTETMNITNIVPESYEMPVYEKNEEFETKVLNTIKGMKKSDDDDDDKQFMMSLVPMFRKLTDKQKIEARIEMLKVVQRISFE, from the exons ATGCTAGAAATCAACCCGGAGAAGCTGATAAAGGCGATAAAAGCCCGCCCCGCACTGTACAATAAGAGTGACGGCATGTACTACAGCCACAGGAAACATAAGGAGCGATTGTGGCGCGAAATATGCGTCGAAGTTCATCCAAGCTGGGAGAGTCTTAAACCCGTCGAAAAGGTCGAATGCG TTCGAGACATGCAGAAGCGATGGAAGAGCCTGCGGACGTGTTTCACGAGGGAACTGGCGATACAAAGAAAGGAAAGGTTCAAAGAAGAAAACTCCATACCGGTGAAGAAGCggaaaaaatatagttattttgatTCAATGAGTTTTCTGCTAGGCGACAACCCCGAACAGTTCGAGTTGCGAGAGAGCGAAGATTCCAGCGATCCACTGGACGCTCGGTACGAAGGAGACATAGAATATAGCTTCAACGATGGACATACAGAAACGATGAATATAACGAATATAGTTCCAGAATCGTACGAAATGCCAGTATACGAAAAGAACGAGGAATTCGAAACGAAAGTCCTCAACACTATAAAGGGCATGAAGAAAAGCGACGATGACGACGACGACAAGCAGTTCATGATGTCGTTGGTTCCAATGTTTAGGAAGTTAACTGATAAACAGAAAATCGAAGCTAGGATTGAAATGTTGAAAGTTGTGCAGAGGATAAGCTTTGAATGA